The DNA segment CGCCTGGCTCCTCGTCGTGTTGACCGCCGTCATCGCGTTCATCCAGTTCCGACTCATGAGGGAGAAGCCGTGACCGCGACCTCCGCCCTGATCTCCGTCGACCCGAGCGCGGCCGATCCGCGCGATTCCGGCAGCCCGGCCCGGCGGCGTTCGGCGTTCGCCAGTCTTGTGATGCGCGCCCCGGTGTACCTGGCGCTCCTGGCGGCGAGCGTGCTCGCGATGCTTCCGTTCGCCTGGATGGTGATCGCGTCGACGCACAAGACGTCCGACCTGTTCGTCACCCCGCTCCCGGTGCTGCCGGGGGCGGAACTGTGGGCGAACCTCGCGCGCCTGCAGGAATCGGTGAACTTCAGCCAGGTCATGCTCAACAGCCTCGCGATCGCCGTGATCTACACCGTGTTCTCGTCGATCGTGAGCATCATGGCGGGGTACGGGCTCGCCACGTATCGTTTCCGCGGTCGAGGCGTCTTGCTCGCCGTCGTGCTCGTGACGATGATGATCCCGATGCAGGTGCTCCTCGTGCCGCTCTTCCAGATGATGGCGAGCGCAGGCTGGATCGACAGCTACCAGGCCGTCATCCTTCCGTTCCTGGCGAATGCGTTCGGCATCTTCCTCATGCGGCAGGGCTTCCTCGACTTCCCGGTGACGCTCATCGAGGCCGCCCGCATCGATGGCGCCGGCGAACTGCGAACGTTCTACCGCATCGTGCTGCCGATCGCGCGCCCGCAGATCGCGGCGCTCGTGATCTACACCTTCATCAGCCAGTGGAACTCGTTCATCTGGCCGTTGCTGATGCTCAACACCGAGGACAAGTACACCGTGCCGGTCGCGCTGAACACGATGATCGGGATGTCGCGGGTGGACTACTCCGGGCTGATGCTCGGGTCGCTCCTGGCGACGCTGCCGCTCATGCTGCTGTTCCTGGTCTTCCAGCGGCAGTTCGTTGCGGGCCTGCTCGGCGGCGCGGTGAAGGGGTGAGGCGGCAAGACACAGATGGGACGGCCGCCCGCACCGCCGACCCTGACCTATCCGCGCGACCTCTGAGGAATTCAACCGGCGCGTAGCCGCGACGACCCCGACGTCGTTGTTCGATCGGTCAGCTTTGCGTTCGACGAGCCGGCGATCGTTCCGCTGGGTCGCGTCACGGCACCCGCAGTTCAGTGATCGGTTCGCGGCGCGCGGCGGCGAGCGCCGGTAGCACGGCTGCGACGACGGCGACGCCGACGGCGAGGACACTGACGCCGAGGGTGTACGGCCAACCGGGGGAGGGATCACCAGTGACCGCGAGCGCTATGAGCGCGGTGGTCGCGCCCACGGCGGCGCCGATGGCAGCCAGCATTGCCGTCTGCGTCAGCAGCAGTCCGATGATGAGCGCCTGGCTCGCGCCGAGCGCACGGCGGCGCCCGAAGTCCTTTCGCCGCAGCATCACGATGCCATAGAGGATCGCGGCGGCGAGTACAGTCGTGAGCGCGAGGATGCCGATGGTCAGCGAACGGCCGAAGGTGCCGAGCTGACCCTCGATGAGCGCGCGGAGCGTCGCAAGGTCTTCGCTCGTTTGCACCGTGACCTTGCTCGGGTCGGCGACGCCGAGCACGCTCGTCACCGCCTGCGACACCGGGGCCACGAGGTCGGGGCGTTCGGCGATGATAACGAGCACGCTCACGGGTCCTGTTGACGTCGGGGGTTGTGGTGCGATGAGCACGGGCTCGAGGAACGCCAGGTGATCGGGCACGGTCGCGGTGCCGACGACCGAGTATCCGTGGCCGCCGGGGGCGACGACTTGGCCCAACCGGTCGATGAGTCCGAGGTCGTCGACGGCCGCGGTCGAGGCGTAGGCGACGTCGCCTGTTCCTGGCAGAGGTTCGGGGAGGGCGAGCTCGTCCCAGTCGGTGCCGTAGGCGAGTCGAAGTGGCACGCGGGTCCCGCCGTGGAACGCCGCGTTCTGAACGTCGGTCGCAAGCCCGAAGGCGCCGGCCCACTCGATCCCATCGAGGTTGGCGATTCGACCGAGCACACTTGCGTCGAGCTCTGCGCCCGATTCGGCACGGACGACGATCGAGCGTGTGCCCTCGGAATCGATCGACGCGATCACCGACTGTTCGGCGCCGACCGTGCGACCGGAGGTGAGCAGCACGGCTGCACACATGCCGGCGATCATGACGATCGTAAGGATGCTGGCGACCGGTGCCGCGAGCGCCGAGGCACCGGCTTCGCGGATGATCGCCCAGAGGCGGGTCACAGTTCGATCCGCCGATCGCATCGTGCGACGAGCGCGGGGTCGTGTGTGACGACGATCGCGGTGCCGCCCTCGCGGGCGTGTTCGTGCAGGGCGCCGACGACGATGTCGGACGAGGCGGGGTCGAGGTTGCCCGTAGGCTCGTCGGCGAGCAGCACCCGCGGTCGGCCGAGCAGCGCTCGGCAGATTGCGATGCGCTGGGCCTGCCCGCCCGACACCTGGCCGGGCTTGGCTGTACGGCGCAGACCGACGCCGAACTGCTCCATCAGTTCTTCTGCCCGCCGAGTTGCGCCCGAACGGTCGCCGCCGCGGTACATCACCGTCTCGAGGATGTTGTCGAGCACGGTTCGTGATGGATCGAGCGCGGCGTCCTGGAAGACGAACCCGAAGTCACCAGCGCGTAATGCCGCCCGTCGGGCATCGCTCAGCGAGTGTACCGGTGCGCCGTCGAGGAGTACTTGGCCTCCGCGTGGTTTCAGCATGAGGCCGAGCAGGTAGAGGAGAGTCGATTTGCCGCGCCCCGAGGGGCCGGTGACGGCGACGACCTCGCCGGCATCGAACCGGGCCGACCAACGTTCGACGAGGGGCGTGTGCGGGTCGTAGCGGAACGAGAGCTCGTCGGCCGTGAGGATGGCGGTCAACCTGCGGCTCCGGCGTCGGCCGGCACCCGAACCCGAAGCCCGGCCGCGGCGCCCTCGATCACCGACATGCCCTGCGCCGACGCGAGCACCGTGACCTCGTGGGTCACGCCCTCGTCGTCGATCACCGAGACGGTGCCGTCGGCAGCCGAGAGCAGAGCGGCCGACGGTGCGACGACACCCGACACGGTGGCCTGGGTGATGATGCGCGAGTTCAGGAGGCTCTCGCCGGTCACCGGCACGAGGTCGCATTCGTCGCCGCAGACAGGTCCGCCGGCGCCTTCGAGCGTGACGACGACGATCTCCGACGATTCGGGGTCGGGCTCTTGGCCGGCGACGACCGCGGTCCACGACGCGTCCTCGATGCCGAGTTCGACCGGGGTGCCCGCGGGCATGGCGGCCGCCTGTTGTGCCGTCACCGGAATCGTGAATACCGGCGCTTCGGCGAGCCCGGAGACGGCAGCCTCGCCGCCGGCGAGCGTCGCGCCGCGGTAGACGATCTCACGGTCGAGTGACACCCGGCCGGGCAGCGCGGGCACGAACACGAGGTCGCCCGCCTGCACGATGCCGTCGTCGTCGATGCCGAGGGA comes from the Agromyces marinus genome and includes:
- a CDS encoding peptidoglycan-binding protein, whose protein sequence is MLAIGAAVGWAASAVFAPPDDVLAATPYTYAELVVGEVGSSVSLNTVAKWPQVPAGTNQAIGTVTSVSVKPGDEVEAGDVLYSVDLRPVVVAEGATPAFRAVARGTEGADVKQLQLMLTELGFYSGVSDGEFGGATEQAVRDWQRSLGIDDDGIVQAGDLVFVPALPGRVSLDREIVYRGATLAGGEAAVSGLAEAPVFTIPVTAQQAAAMPAGTPVELGIEDASWTAVVAGQEPDPESSEIVVVTLEGAGGPVCGDECDLVPVTGESLLNSRIITQATVSGVVAPSAALLSAADGTVSVIDDEGVTHEVTVLASAQGMSVIEGAAAGLRVRVPADAGAAG
- a CDS encoding carbohydrate ABC transporter permease — translated: MTATSALISVDPSAADPRDSGSPARRRSAFASLVMRAPVYLALLAASVLAMLPFAWMVIASTHKTSDLFVTPLPVLPGAELWANLARLQESVNFSQVMLNSLAIAVIYTVFSSIVSIMAGYGLATYRFRGRGVLLAVVLVTMMIPMQVLLVPLFQMMASAGWIDSYQAVILPFLANAFGIFLMRQGFLDFPVTLIEAARIDGAGELRTFYRIVLPIARPQIAALVIYTFISQWNSFIWPLLMLNTEDKYTVPVALNTMIGMSRVDYSGLMLGSLLATLPLMLLFLVFQRQFVAGLLGGAVKG
- a CDS encoding ABC transporter permease, which encodes MTRLWAIIREAGASALAAPVASILTIVMIAGMCAAVLLTSGRTVGAEQSVIASIDSEGTRSIVVRAESGAELDASVLGRIANLDGIEWAGAFGLATDVQNAAFHGGTRVPLRLAYGTDWDELALPEPLPGTGDVAYASTAAVDDLGLIDRLGQVVAPGGHGYSVVGTATVPDHLAFLEPVLIAPQPPTSTGPVSVLVIIAERPDLVAPVSQAVTSVLGVADPSKVTVQTSEDLATLRALIEGQLGTFGRSLTIGILALTTVLAAAILYGIVMLRRKDFGRRRALGASQALIIGLLLTQTAMLAAIGAAVGATTALIALAVTGDPSPGWPYTLGVSVLAVGVAVVAAVLPALAAARREPITELRVP
- a CDS encoding ABC transporter ATP-binding protein — its product is MTAILTADELSFRYDPHTPLVERWSARFDAGEVVAVTGPSGRGKSTLLYLLGLMLKPRGGQVLLDGAPVHSLSDARRAALRAGDFGFVFQDAALDPSRTVLDNILETVMYRGGDRSGATRRAEELMEQFGVGLRRTAKPGQVSGGQAQRIAICRALLGRPRVLLADEPTGNLDPASSDIVVGALHEHAREGGTAIVVTHDPALVARCDRRIEL